A stretch of the Modestobacter marinus genome encodes the following:
- a CDS encoding M24 family metallopeptidase, whose translation MITTADRRVPDPTRMVPLPLREQADVRDRWLTQRLLDVLPGLMDRARIDLWVVIGREYNEDPVLPTMLPATWLSARRRTILLFHRSDDGVTAAAVSRYPVGQFLSSWDADEQPGLTAEESQWAAVRRFVDQAAPRTIGVDVSATFAHADGLAHTEHELLVRALGPHAEKLVSAEELAVGWLETRLPEEIAALHAMNRLVHEVIDEAFSPAVITVGETTALDVAWWIRQRFADLGVDPWFQPTVGLQRAGSPLADERGTVLPGVPHDAVIEPGDLVHCDVGLSSLGLMTDTQRNAYVLRPGESAAPAGLVAALAVGNRMQDLTTAALQPGRTGDEVLAAARAAAADAGIDGDVYSHPVGVHGHGAGPAIGMWDQQDGVPGAGSAPVHPDTVYALELCVRVPVAEWGGQLVRMALEQGIALTSAGVGYLDRRQTELILIPSA comes from the coding sequence ATGATCACGACCGCCGACCGCCGCGTCCCGGACCCCACCCGCATGGTGCCCCTGCCGCTGCGCGAACAGGCCGACGTGCGGGACCGCTGGCTGACCCAGCGCCTGCTCGACGTGCTGCCCGGGCTGATGGACCGGGCGCGGATCGACCTGTGGGTGGTCATCGGCCGGGAGTACAACGAGGACCCGGTGCTCCCCACGATGCTGCCGGCGACCTGGCTGTCGGCTCGCCGGCGGACGATCCTGCTGTTCCACCGCAGCGACGACGGCGTCACGGCCGCGGCCGTCTCCCGCTACCCGGTCGGCCAGTTCCTCAGCTCCTGGGACGCCGACGAGCAGCCCGGGCTGACCGCCGAGGAGTCGCAGTGGGCCGCCGTCCGCCGGTTCGTGGACCAGGCGGCGCCGCGCACGATCGGCGTGGACGTCTCGGCCACCTTCGCCCACGCCGACGGCCTCGCGCACACCGAGCACGAGCTGCTGGTGCGTGCGCTGGGCCCGCACGCGGAGAAGCTGGTCTCGGCCGAGGAGCTCGCCGTCGGCTGGCTGGAGACCCGGCTGCCGGAGGAGATCGCCGCCCTGCACGCGATGAACCGCCTGGTGCACGAGGTCATCGACGAGGCCTTCTCCCCCGCCGTCATCACCGTCGGCGAGACCACCGCGCTGGACGTGGCCTGGTGGATCCGCCAGCGCTTCGCCGACCTCGGCGTCGACCCCTGGTTCCAGCCCACGGTGGGGCTGCAGCGCGCCGGCAGCCCGCTCGCCGACGAACGCGGCACCGTGCTGCCCGGCGTCCCCCACGACGCGGTGATCGAGCCCGGGGACCTGGTGCACTGCGACGTCGGGCTCTCCAGCCTGGGCCTGATGACCGACACCCAGCGCAACGCCTACGTGCTGCGTCCCGGGGAGAGCGCCGCCCCGGCCGGGCTGGTCGCCGCGCTGGCGGTCGGCAACCGGATGCAGGACCTGACGACCGCCGCGTTGCAGCCGGGCCGCACCGGCGACGAGGTGCTCGCCGCCGCCCGTGCCGCCGCAGCCGACGCGGGCATCGACGGCGACGTGTACTCCCACCCGGTCGGGGTGCACGGTCACGGGGCGGGCCCGGCCATCGGCATGTGGGACCAGCAGGACGGCGTCCCCGGCGCGGGCTCGGCGCCGGTGCACCCGGACACCGTCTACGCCCTGGAGCTGTGCGTGCGGGTGCCGGTCGCGGAGTGGGGCGGTCAGCTGGTGCGGATGGCCCTGGAGCAGGGCATCGCGCTCACGAGCGCCGGAGTGGGGTACCTGGACCGGCGGCAGACGGAGTTGATCCTGATCCCGTCGGCCTGA
- a CDS encoding type 1 glutamine amidotransferase — protein MARLLVVVPSDTDPPTRLGEWLTDAGLELDERRLSRGEALPADLTGVDGLLVLGGPQSSLDAEEVSPELVEVRHLLGQAVAADVPTLAICLGAQLLAQVGGGSTRVGADGPEVGATLVAKRDAADADPLFGPLPLSPDVLEWHHDEVDRLPAGATLLASNPRYPNQAFRVGEHVYGLQFHIETDPALVRQWAEGDAVGVAGSGLDVETICARATAVHPDLAEVWAPFAARFADLVRARATHRS, from the coding sequence ATGGCCCGCCTGCTCGTCGTCGTCCCCTCCGACACCGACCCGCCGACCCGGCTGGGGGAGTGGCTGACCGACGCCGGGCTGGAGCTCGACGAGCGGCGGCTGTCCCGCGGGGAGGCGCTGCCGGCCGACCTGACCGGCGTCGACGGGCTGCTCGTGCTCGGCGGGCCGCAGTCCTCGCTGGACGCCGAGGAGGTCTCCCCGGAGCTGGTCGAGGTCCGGCACCTGCTGGGCCAGGCGGTGGCGGCCGACGTGCCGACCCTGGCCATCTGCCTGGGCGCCCAGCTGCTGGCCCAGGTCGGCGGCGGCAGCACCCGGGTGGGCGCCGACGGCCCGGAGGTGGGGGCGACGCTGGTCGCCAAGCGGGACGCCGCCGACGCCGACCCGCTGTTCGGGCCGCTGCCGCTGTCGCCGGACGTGCTCGAGTGGCACCACGACGAGGTCGACCGGCTGCCGGCCGGCGCGACCCTGCTGGCCAGCAACCCGCGGTACCCGAACCAGGCCTTCCGAGTCGGCGAGCACGTCTACGGCCTGCAGTTCCACATCGAGACCGACCCGGCGCTGGTGCGGCAGTGGGCCGAGGGCGACGCGGTCGGGGTGGCCGGCAGCGGCCTGGACGTCGAGACGATCTGCGCCCGCGCGACCGCCGTGCACCCCGACCTCGCCGAGGTCTGGGCGCCCTTCGCGGCCCGGTTCGCCGACCTGGTGCGCGCTCGCGCCACCCACCGGAGCTGA
- a CDS encoding potassium channel family protein — MHREEIRVRYERASQWPLVVVAVLFVVAYAWRVLQPGFPGWVQTVLVVVTVGVWPVFLADYVVRLVLAEHRWRFVRRNWLDGLAVLLPLLRPLRIISLVRVARVLDRRLTVSLHGRVAYYVTSISALVVFMASLAVYDAERDAPDAVITDYGDAVWWGLTTITTVGYGDEYPVTAEGRLVAALLMVGGIALLGVVTAAVASWFVGRVADAAQAQDEADDAALRAQLADLTDEVRRLRDELAGQPVGDLRPTGSGSTPSAAGPGTPLRRS, encoded by the coding sequence GTGCACCGGGAGGAGATCAGGGTCCGCTACGAGCGGGCCAGCCAGTGGCCGTTGGTCGTCGTGGCCGTGCTGTTCGTCGTGGCCTACGCCTGGCGGGTGCTGCAACCGGGCTTCCCCGGGTGGGTGCAGACCGTGCTGGTGGTGGTGACCGTCGGGGTCTGGCCGGTGTTCCTGGCCGACTACGTCGTCCGGCTGGTGCTGGCCGAGCACCGGTGGCGGTTCGTCCGGCGGAACTGGCTCGACGGGCTGGCCGTGCTCCTGCCGCTGCTGCGGCCGCTGCGGATCATCAGCCTGGTCCGGGTCGCCCGGGTGCTCGACCGCCGGCTCACCGTCTCGCTGCACGGACGGGTCGCCTACTACGTCACCTCGATCTCCGCCCTCGTCGTCTTCATGGCGTCCCTGGCCGTCTACGACGCCGAGCGGGACGCCCCCGACGCCGTCATCACCGACTACGGCGACGCCGTGTGGTGGGGGCTGACCACGATCACGACCGTCGGCTACGGCGACGAGTACCCGGTCACCGCCGAGGGGCGGCTGGTGGCGGCGCTGCTGATGGTCGGCGGCATCGCCCTGCTCGGTGTGGTCACCGCGGCGGTCGCCTCCTGGTTCGTCGGCCGGGTCGCCGACGCCGCCCAGGCCCAGGACGAGGCGGACGACGCCGCGCTGCGCGCCCAGCTGGCCGACCTGACCGACGAGGTGCGCCGGCTGCGCGACGAGCTGGCCGGGCAGCCCGTCGGTGACCTCAGGCCGACGGGATCAGGATCAACTCCGTCTGCCGCCGGTCCAGGTACCCCACTCCGGCGCTCGTGA
- a CDS encoding NAD+ synthase — MSDQQRTAESVRQLRVALAQVDTRVGDLAGNAELVLDWTRRAAGRDAHLVVFPEMTLTGYPAEDLVLRESFARASEQALVELAGTLAEQGLGGTAVVVGYLAHTEGAGPAPVDQLPTDADDVPGDANPRRGAPRNAAALLHGGAVVARYYKRHLPNYGVFDEARYFVPGTELPVVRLHGVDVALTVCEDLWVEGGPCGVAGQAGVDLVVSPNASPYERAKDDLRLPLVQRRAAEAGAPIVYCNQVGGQDELVFDGDSLAVSAAGELLARAPQFVEHLLTVDLAVDPAAVPARRDGRIGPMTVTRHLVSEEPVPGWPARPGTVAEPLSDCEEVWRALVLGLRDFIDKNGMPSVVLGMSGGIDSALVAALAVDALGADRVVGVGLPSRWSSEHSLADAADSAQRLGMHYSVVPIAPVVTAFEAAVELSGVAAENLQARVRGTLLMGLSNQHGHLLLATSNKSEVAVGYSTLYGDAAGGFAPIKDVPKTLVWDLARWRNAYARDRGETEPIPQNSIDKPPSAELAPGQQDTDSLPSYEELDAVIADYVDRDLGLAELLERGHDPEVVARVLRLVDMAEFKRRQSAPGTKISLKAFGRDRRLPITNRWRETLPSVREGAGA; from the coding sequence GTGAGTGATCAGCAGCGGACGGCGGAGTCGGTGCGGCAACTGCGGGTGGCCCTCGCCCAGGTGGACACCCGGGTCGGCGACCTCGCGGGCAACGCGGAGCTGGTCCTGGACTGGACCCGGCGGGCCGCCGGACGCGACGCCCACCTCGTCGTCTTCCCGGAGATGACGCTGACCGGGTACCCGGCCGAGGACCTGGTGCTCCGGGAGTCCTTCGCCCGGGCGAGCGAGCAGGCCCTGGTCGAGCTGGCGGGCACGCTGGCCGAGCAGGGGCTGGGCGGCACCGCCGTCGTCGTCGGCTACCTGGCGCACACCGAGGGGGCCGGCCCGGCGCCGGTCGACCAGCTCCCCACCGACGCCGACGACGTCCCCGGCGACGCCAACCCCCGCCGCGGGGCACCGCGCAACGCTGCGGCCCTGCTGCACGGCGGTGCCGTGGTCGCGCGCTACTACAAGCGCCACCTGCCCAACTACGGGGTGTTCGACGAGGCCCGGTACTTCGTGCCCGGTACCGAGCTGCCGGTCGTCCGGCTGCACGGGGTCGACGTGGCGCTCACCGTCTGCGAGGACCTCTGGGTCGAGGGGGGCCCGTGCGGGGTGGCCGGGCAGGCCGGGGTCGACCTCGTCGTCTCCCCCAACGCCTCGCCCTACGAGCGCGCAAAGGACGACCTGCGGCTGCCGCTGGTGCAGCGGCGCGCCGCGGAGGCGGGCGCCCCGATCGTCTACTGCAACCAGGTGGGCGGGCAGGACGAGCTGGTCTTCGACGGCGACTCGCTCGCCGTCTCCGCCGCCGGCGAGCTGCTCGCCCGCGCCCCGCAGTTCGTCGAGCACCTGCTCACCGTCGACCTCGCGGTCGACCCGGCGGCCGTGCCGGCGCGACGGGACGGGCGGATCGGCCCGATGACCGTCACCCGGCACCTGGTGTCGGAGGAGCCGGTGCCCGGCTGGCCGGCCCGGCCGGGGACGGTCGCCGAGCCGCTGAGCGACTGCGAGGAGGTCTGGCGCGCCCTGGTGCTGGGGCTGCGCGACTTCATCGACAAGAACGGCATGCCCTCGGTGGTGCTCGGCATGTCCGGGGGCATCGACTCCGCGCTCGTGGCCGCCCTCGCCGTCGACGCGCTCGGCGCCGACCGGGTGGTCGGCGTCGGGCTGCCCTCGCGGTGGTCCAGCGAGCACTCGCTGGCCGACGCCGCGGACTCCGCGCAGCGGCTCGGGATGCACTACTCCGTCGTCCCGATCGCCCCGGTGGTGACCGCGTTCGAGGCGGCGGTGGAGCTGTCCGGGGTGGCCGCGGAGAACCTGCAGGCGCGGGTGCGCGGCACGCTGCTGATGGGGCTGTCCAACCAGCACGGCCACCTGCTGCTGGCCACCAGCAACAAGAGCGAGGTCGCCGTCGGCTACTCCACGCTCTACGGCGACGCCGCCGGTGGGTTCGCCCCGATCAAGGACGTGCCCAAGACCCTCGTCTGGGACCTCGCCCGGTGGCGCAACGCGTACGCCCGGGACCGTGGCGAGACCGAGCCGATCCCGCAGAACTCGATCGACAAGCCGCCGTCGGCCGAGCTCGCCCCGGGCCAGCAGGACACTGACTCGCTGCCCTCCTACGAGGAGCTGGACGCCGTCATCGCCGACTACGTCGACCGTGACCTGGGGCTGGCCGAGCTGCTCGAGCGCGGCCACGACCCGGAGGTGGTGGCCCGGGTGCTGCGGCTGGTGGACATGGCGGAGTTCAAGCGCCGCCAGTCCGCGCCCGGCACCAAGATCTCGTTGAAGGCGTTCGGCCGGGACCGCCGGCTGCCGATCACCAACCGCTGGCGGGAGACCCTGCCCAGCGTCCGCGAAGGAGCAGGCGCATGA
- a CDS encoding GGDEF domain-containing protein has protein sequence MAGAHMPDARRGRESTRPARDPLRPGRAPENALAAWALAALLGVGAVLGSINLFVDGAVRQGASRPLHAVTLAACLAIAGWLVVRRRAGEAATVALVLFGDLVYVVFAWASGDPLRYAPPLMLLFTCFVAAWFLGVRALAVHMVAVVVACWLALADSYPGTAALLVAVVASAGMLDVATVGVFVLRRRVQRLLTATQALSSTDPLTGLANRRSLVDQAPRIWRQARRDGQRVAALVLDLDHFKRLNDTYGHAVGDAVLREVSRALAASVRPADVLARTGGEELVVLGLVSDPDEAWRLAQRLRLAVVDSSCGQQHAVTASIGVALAGPVDGEDPTDALWQLVDRADAAMYEAKEGGRDRVVVAGSLIVPRSRVAGGARRGQRGGGIA, from the coding sequence ATGGCGGGGGCCCACATGCCCGATGCGCGCCGCGGCCGGGAGTCCACCCGCCCGGCGCGAGACCCGCTGCGGCCCGGACGGGCTCCGGAGAACGCCCTTGCCGCCTGGGCCCTGGCGGCCCTGCTCGGGGTGGGCGCGGTGCTCGGCTCGATCAACCTCTTCGTCGACGGTGCGGTGCGGCAGGGCGCCAGCCGCCCCCTCCACGCCGTCACGCTGGCCGCCTGCCTGGCGATCGCCGGCTGGCTCGTGGTGCGCCGGCGCGCCGGTGAGGCGGCGACCGTGGCCCTGGTGCTGTTCGGGGACCTGGTCTACGTGGTGTTCGCCTGGGCGTCCGGCGACCCGTTGCGCTACGCGCCCCCCTTGATGCTGCTGTTCACCTGCTTCGTCGCCGCCTGGTTCCTGGGCGTCCGGGCGCTCGCGGTGCACATGGTCGCGGTGGTCGTCGCCTGCTGGCTCGCCCTGGCCGACAGCTACCCGGGCACCGCGGCGCTGCTGGTCGCCGTCGTGGCGAGCGCCGGGATGCTCGACGTCGCGACCGTCGGGGTGTTCGTGCTGCGCCGGCGGGTGCAGCGGCTGCTGACGGCCACCCAGGCGCTGTCCTCCACCGACCCGCTGACCGGCCTGGCGAACCGCCGGTCCCTGGTCGACCAGGCGCCGCGGATCTGGCGGCAGGCCCGCCGCGACGGGCAGCGGGTGGCGGCGCTGGTGCTGGACCTGGACCACTTCAAGCGGCTCAACGACACCTACGGGCACGCGGTCGGGGACGCCGTGCTGCGCGAGGTGTCCCGCGCGCTGGCCGCCAGCGTGCGCCCGGCCGACGTGCTGGCCCGCACCGGCGGGGAGGAGCTCGTCGTCCTGGGGCTGGTCTCCGACCCCGACGAGGCCTGGCGGCTCGCGCAGCGTCTCCGGCTCGCCGTCGTGGACAGCTCCTGCGGGCAGCAGCACGCGGTGACCGCTTCGATCGGGGTCGCGCTGGCCGGTCCGGTCGACGGCGAGGACCCCACCGACGCGCTGTGGCAGCTCGTCGACCGGGCCGACGCCGCCATGTACGAGGCGAAGGAGGGCGGCCGCGACCGGGTGGTCGTCGCCGGCAGCCTCATCGTCCCCCGCTCCCGGGTGGCCGGCGGCGCGCGGCGCGGTCAGCGCGGCGGTGGGATCGCCTGA
- a CDS encoding glutamine synthetase family protein, which translates to MASMDRQQEFVLRTLEERDIRFVRLWFTDVSGYLKAVAVAPAEIEAAFAEGIGFDGSAIEGFARVYESDMLAKPDPATFQVMPGSRGQASETARMFCDITLPDGSPAWADPRHVLRRALSKAADMGFTFYTHPEIEFFLLKDLPSDGTPPEPADVGGYFDLSTHNVAHDFRREAVFALEAMGISVEFSHHEVAPGQQEIDLRYADALSMADNIMTLRHVVREVALAQGVHATFMPKPFTELAGSAMHTHLSLFEGDRNAFSDPADPMRLSTTGKQFIAGLLTHAREMTAVTNQTVNSYRRLLAGTEAPTAATWGRANRSALVRLPSYKPNKGNSARVEVRSPDSACNPYLTFAVLLAAGLRGIEKGYELPPEAEDDVWSLTDTERRAAGYEDLPVSLGEALTAMQGSELVAETLGEHVFDFFLRNKWEEFNSYRQNVTPFELKRYLPGL; encoded by the coding sequence ATGGCGAGCATGGACCGCCAGCAGGAGTTCGTCCTGCGCACCCTGGAGGAGCGCGACATCCGCTTCGTGCGGCTGTGGTTCACCGACGTCTCCGGCTACCTCAAGGCCGTCGCGGTGGCCCCGGCCGAGATCGAGGCCGCGTTCGCGGAGGGCATCGGCTTCGACGGCTCGGCGATCGAGGGCTTCGCCCGGGTCTACGAGTCCGACATGCTCGCCAAGCCCGACCCGGCCACCTTCCAGGTCATGCCGGGCTCGCGCGGGCAGGCCAGCGAGACCGCGCGGATGTTCTGCGACATCACGCTGCCCGACGGCTCACCGGCCTGGGCCGACCCGCGGCACGTGCTGCGGCGGGCGCTGAGCAAGGCCGCCGACATGGGCTTCACCTTCTACACCCACCCCGAGATCGAGTTCTTCCTGCTCAAGGACCTGCCCAGCGACGGCACGCCCCCGGAGCCGGCCGACGTCGGCGGCTACTTCGACCTCTCCACGCACAACGTGGCGCACGACTTCCGCCGGGAGGCGGTCTTCGCGCTGGAGGCGATGGGCATCTCGGTGGAGTTCAGCCACCACGAGGTCGCCCCCGGCCAGCAGGAGATCGACCTGCGGTACGCCGACGCGCTGTCCATGGCCGACAACATCATGACGCTGCGCCACGTCGTCCGTGAGGTGGCGCTGGCCCAGGGCGTGCACGCCACGTTCATGCCCAAGCCCTTCACCGAGCTGGCCGGCTCGGCGATGCACACCCACCTGTCGCTGTTCGAGGGCGACCGCAACGCCTTCTCCGACCCGGCCGACCCGATGCGGCTGTCGACGACCGGCAAGCAGTTCATCGCCGGGCTGCTCACCCACGCCCGGGAGATGACCGCGGTCACCAACCAGACGGTCAACTCCTACCGCCGGCTGCTGGCCGGCACCGAGGCGCCCACCGCGGCCACCTGGGGCCGGGCCAACCGGTCGGCGCTGGTGCGGCTGCCCTCCTACAAGCCCAACAAGGGCAACTCCGCCCGGGTCGAGGTCCGCTCGCCGGACTCGGCGTGCAACCCGTACCTGACCTTCGCGGTGCTGCTGGCCGCCGGCCTGCGCGGCATCGAGAAGGGCTACGAGCTGCCGCCGGAGGCCGAGGACGACGTGTGGTCGCTGACCGACACCGAGCGGCGGGCGGCCGGGTACGAGGACCTGCCGGTCTCCCTCGGCGAGGCGCTCACCGCCATGCAGGGCAGCGAGCTGGTCGCCGAGACCCTCGGTGAGCACGTCTTCGACTTCTTCCTGCGCAACAAGTGGGAGGAGTTCAACTCCTACCGGCAGAACGTGACCCCCTTCGAGCTGAAGCGCTACCTCCCCGGCCTGTAG
- the npdG gene encoding NADPH-dependent F420 reductase: MTDGRAMEDLVVGVLGGTGPQGRGLAVRLAAAGQRVLLGSRDAERAEEVAGEVATRADAAAGGVGVSVRGGSNADVAGAADLVIVAVPYAGHADTLAELATPLAGKVVVDCVVPMGWDELGAYVLDVAEGSVCQQAAALLPDSSVVGAFHHLSAVTLEDLSQPTLEGDVMVVGDVREATDLVQALAGRLPGMRGVYAGRLRNARQVEALTINLVSVNRRYKAHAGVRITDV; this comes from the coding sequence GTGACGGACGGACGCGCGATGGAGGACCTCGTCGTCGGCGTGCTCGGTGGCACCGGGCCGCAGGGGCGGGGTCTGGCGGTGCGGTTGGCCGCGGCCGGGCAGCGGGTGCTGCTGGGTTCCCGCGACGCCGAGCGCGCCGAGGAGGTCGCCGGCGAGGTGGCCACCCGGGCCGATGCGGCCGCCGGCGGGGTCGGGGTGTCGGTCCGGGGTGGCTCCAACGCCGACGTCGCGGGGGCCGCGGACCTGGTCATCGTCGCCGTGCCGTACGCCGGGCACGCCGACACCCTCGCCGAGCTGGCGACCCCGCTGGCCGGGAAGGTCGTCGTCGACTGCGTCGTCCCGATGGGCTGGGACGAGCTCGGCGCCTACGTGCTGGACGTGGCCGAGGGCAGCGTGTGCCAGCAGGCCGCCGCCCTGCTGCCGGACAGCTCCGTCGTCGGCGCGTTCCACCACCTCTCGGCCGTGACGCTGGAGGACCTCTCCCAGCCGACGCTCGAGGGCGACGTGATGGTGGTCGGCGACGTCCGGGAGGCCACCGACCTGGTGCAGGCCCTCGCCGGGCGGCTGCCCGGGATGCGCGGGGTCTACGCCGGCCGGCTGCGCAACGCCCGGCAGGTCGAGGCGCTGACGATCAACCTGGTGTCGGTCAACCGCCGGTACAAGGCCCACGCCGGCGTCCGCATCACCGACGTCTGA
- the panB gene encoding 3-methyl-2-oxobutanoate hydroxymethyltransferase — protein sequence MTESVLYGGTSTARVRVHHLQQAKERGERWAMLTAYDTYAAAVFEEAGIPVLLVGDSAGNVVLGHTSTVPVTVEDLLLMTKAVTRSTKRSLIVADLPFGSYESGPQQAFDTAVRMMKEGGAQAVKLEGGVRVAPQIRLLTEAGIPVMAHIGFTPQSEHALGGYRVQGRGAGAEQLLADAHAVQDAGAFAVVMEMVPAEIAGQVTKELTIPTIGIGAGPDCDAQVLVWPDMAGMTSGRVPKFVKKYADLRGELLRAAQEYATEVREGAFPTTDHSFE from the coding sequence ATGACCGAGTCGGTCCTCTACGGCGGCACGTCCACCGCCCGGGTGCGGGTGCACCACCTCCAGCAGGCCAAGGAGCGCGGCGAGAGGTGGGCGATGCTCACCGCCTACGACACCTACGCGGCCGCGGTCTTCGAGGAGGCCGGCATCCCGGTGCTGCTGGTCGGTGACTCCGCCGGCAACGTCGTCCTCGGGCACACCTCGACGGTGCCGGTGACGGTCGAGGACCTGCTGCTGATGACGAAGGCGGTCACCCGGTCCACCAAGCGCTCGCTCATCGTCGCCGACCTGCCGTTCGGCAGCTACGAGTCCGGCCCGCAGCAGGCCTTCGACACCGCGGTGCGGATGATGAAGGAGGGCGGCGCCCAGGCGGTCAAGCTCGAGGGCGGTGTCCGGGTCGCACCGCAGATCCGGCTGCTCACCGAGGCCGGCATCCCGGTGATGGCGCACATCGGGTTCACCCCGCAGAGCGAGCACGCGCTGGGCGGCTACCGGGTGCAGGGCCGGGGCGCGGGGGCCGAGCAGCTGCTCGCCGACGCGCACGCCGTGCAGGACGCCGGGGCGTTCGCCGTCGTCATGGAGATGGTGCCGGCCGAGATCGCCGGGCAGGTCACCAAGGAGCTCACCATCCCGACGATCGGGATCGGCGCCGGGCCCGACTGCGACGCCCAGGTGCTGGTCTGGCCGGACATGGCCGGGATGACGTCGGGGCGGGTGCCGAAGTTCGTGAAGAAGTACGCCGACCTGCGCGGCGAGCTGCTCCGCGCCGCCCAGGAGTACGCCACCGAGGTCCGCGAGGGCGCCTTCCCCACGACCGACCACAGCTTCGAGTAG